Genomic DNA from Candidatus Eisenbacteria bacterium:
CGTCGACTACGACGCGCGCGAGCTCGCGGTCGAGACCGGCACGCTCGTCACGATGCTCCTCGAATTGCGCGGCTGGACGTGGGTGCGCACGGACGACGGCCGCGAGGGCTGGCTTCCTCTGGAAACGCTCGAGATCCTCTCCGGCGAGCCGCCGCAGCGCGGCGAGCCTCCCGAGACTCCCGCCACGGTGATCTCCCCGATCCGCACGTGAAGCTCCTCGACGTGGGATTGCGGGTCGCCTCCCTCGTCTATCTGATGTTCCAGTTCCTCGTCGTTGGCGCGGCCATGGTGCCGGCGGTGCTCTTCGTGAAGATCTTCTGGGACATCGGCTCGCTCTGGCTCCTCGCGCTCGCGTTCGGCGTCGCGTATCCGATGTTTGGATTCACCTACCTGCTCCTCGTGGTGATGATCCGCCTCCTCGTCCGCTTCCGGAGCGTCGAGGGGGACTATCCCTTCATCTCCTCGTACGCGATCAAGTGGGCGTTCGTGGGATCGCTGGTGGGCCTCGCGAAGCTCCTCTTCCTCGGCCACATCAAGGGCATGCCGATGCTGAACCTCTTCTATCGCGCGATGGGAGCGAAGATCGGGAGGAACGTGCTCATCAACACGGCGAATATCTATGACTTCGACGTGCTGACGATCGGGGACGACTCGTTCCTCGGCGGCGATGCCGTGGTGATCGGGCACGTGGGGGAGCGGGGCGTCCTCAAGATTCGCCCCGTTCGGATCGGCGCGAAGTGCACGGTCGGCCAGTCCTCGGTGGTGTTCCCCGGAGCGGTGATGGGAGACGGCTCCGTGCTCGGCGCGCTCTCGCTCCTGCCGAAGGGAAAGGAGCTGCCTCCCGGCACGGTGTGGGGCGGGAATCCGCTCCGCGAGATCCGCAAGGACCAGCCCTCCCCGGAGTCGCTCGAGGTCTAGTGCCGGACGCGGAGCGCCGCCTCACCATCGCCGATCACCTCGCGATCTCCTGCTTCTGGCTCGCGTACAACTTCCACTGGGGCGCGCTCCTCGCGATCGTCCTTCCG
This window encodes:
- a CDS encoding DapH/DapD/GlmU-related protein; this translates as MKLLDVGLRVASLVYLMFQFLVVGAAMVPAVLFVKIFWDIGSLWLLALAFGVAYPMFGFTYLLLVVMIRLLVRFRSVEGDYPFISSYAIKWAFVGSLVGLAKLLFLGHIKGMPMLNLFYRAMGAKIGRNVLINTANIYDFDVLTIGDDSFLGGDAVVIGHVGERGVLKIRPVRIGAKCTVGQSSVVFPGAVMGDGSVLGALSLLPKGKELPPGTVWGGNPLREIRKDQPSPESLEV